The following coding sequences are from one bacterium SCSIO 12741 window:
- a CDS encoding undecaprenyl/decaprenyl-phosphate alpha-N-acetylglucosaminyl 1-phosphate transferase → MDRLLVYKYVGLFVFSLVLALILNTIFLRFSRNLGNRNIDEGLIRWSSVSKPSLGGISFYIIFLVTYSIYTIFFNPGTHLLNPQHIGILLATGMAFLMGLSDDAYNTNPLLKFLVQVACGGVLILTGTYISLFELELFNYLLTIFWVVAVMNSINMLDNMDAITTMVSIFIIFSAMSSAWISPDFNHFCMTSMVGLSGALIGFLFYNWNPSKMFMGDTGSQFLGIFLAAFGIIYFWNNKAGGGEEAVTRQVTITMIAFIVPITDTLTVIINRLRRKQSPFVGGKDHTTHHLSYLGLNDRNVARVFALISFVSYILVYLIVNNFQEWTYLKAILFLSYFLIVFGTLYTITQLPKTRKKFKEQNGQ, encoded by the coding sequence TTGGATAGATTACTGGTTTACAAATACGTTGGACTTTTTGTCTTTTCTCTGGTGTTGGCTTTGATCCTAAACACCATATTTCTTCGATTCTCCCGTAATCTCGGAAACCGCAATATTGATGAAGGATTGATCCGTTGGTCCTCAGTCTCGAAACCCTCTTTAGGAGGCATTTCGTTTTACATCATTTTTCTCGTCACCTATTCCATTTACACCATCTTTTTCAATCCGGGCACTCACCTGTTGAATCCCCAGCACATAGGGATATTGCTGGCCACTGGGATGGCTTTTTTGATGGGTTTGAGCGACGATGCTTACAACACCAATCCCCTGCTTAAATTTTTGGTTCAGGTAGCCTGTGGTGGTGTGCTTATTCTCACCGGAACCTACATATCTCTGTTTGAATTGGAACTGTTCAATTACCTGCTCACCATCTTTTGGGTAGTAGCCGTTATGAACTCCATTAACATGCTGGATAACATGGATGCCATTACCACTATGGTTTCCATCTTTATCATTTTTTCAGCCATGTCTTCCGCCTGGATCAGTCCGGATTTTAATCACTTCTGCATGACCTCAATGGTGGGCTTATCGGGAGCATTGATCGGCTTTTTGTTCTACAATTGGAACCCTTCAAAAATGTTTATGGGCGATACAGGGAGCCAGTTTCTGGGCATCTTTCTGGCCGCCTTTGGCATCATTTACTTCTGGAACAACAAAGCTGGTGGTGGTGAAGAAGCCGTTACCCGTCAGGTAACCATTACCATGATTGCCTTTATTGTGCCTATTACCGATACCCTAACCGTAATCATCAATCGACTTAGACGTAAGCAATCTCCTTTTGTAGGTGGAAAGGACCATACCACACACCACCTCTCCTATTTGGGCTTAAACGACCGGAATGTAGCTCGGGTTTTTGCCCTTATCAGTTTTGTCTCTTACATCCTTGTTTACCTGATTGTTAATAACTTTCAGGAGTGGACCTACCTAAAAGCGATCCTGTTTCTTTCGTATTTTCTAATAGTTTTCGGAACTTTGTATACGATAACTCAACTGCCGAAAACAAGAAAGAAATTCAAGGAACAAAATGGTCAATGA
- a CDS encoding polysaccharide biosynthesis/export family protein, whose amino-acid sequence MNRGVRISAGIFLLVAFAIGFSGCNWLNQSIMFKTPKDYTFDTPPDTIIDQYVIQANDLFYFRLFANDGFKLIDLTSSGSSNGGNQNFNLFNSDNSLFQYLVEYDGTVKLPILGRIHVEGLTLREMELMLQEKYSLSFNDPFVQITVLNRRVIVFPGESGQAAVIGLQNNNTTLMEALALAGGLSENGKAQKVKLIRKTDDPNNPLVYQFDLSTIEGLRYANMIVQTEDIIYVEPRRRVALNVMREITPYITLLTTFLLTLTTIQALRSLN is encoded by the coding sequence ATGAATAGAGGTGTAAGAATTAGTGCTGGGATTTTTCTCCTGGTCGCATTTGCCATCGGATTTTCGGGGTGTAACTGGCTTAACCAAAGCATCATGTTCAAAACCCCAAAAGATTATACGTTTGACACTCCCCCAGATACCATTATAGATCAATACGTTATTCAAGCCAATGACCTGTTTTACTTCAGGCTATTTGCAAACGACGGATTTAAATTGATCGACCTGACCTCATCCGGGTCTTCTAATGGTGGTAATCAGAACTTCAACCTGTTTAACAGTGATAATTCCTTGTTTCAGTATTTGGTGGAATACGACGGTACGGTCAAACTACCTATACTTGGTCGAATCCATGTGGAGGGATTAACCCTACGGGAAATGGAATTGATGCTTCAAGAGAAGTATTCCCTCTCGTTCAACGATCCCTTCGTTCAAATTACGGTCTTAAATAGGCGAGTTATCGTGTTTCCTGGAGAGTCTGGACAAGCCGCGGTAATTGGCTTACAGAACAACAACACCACACTCATGGAAGCCCTGGCATTGGCAGGCGGTCTATCGGAGAATGGTAAGGCTCAAAAAGTGAAACTCATTCGAAAAACAGACGATCCCAACAACCCTCTGGTTTATCAGTTCGACCTAAGTACCATTGAGGGATTGCGGTATGCGAATATGATTGTTCAAACGGAAGATATTATCTACGTAGAACCTCGCCGCCGTGTCGCTTTGAATGTGATGCGAGAAATTACTCCTTACATCACCCTTCTTACGACTTTTCTGCTGACCCTTACTACTATTCAAGCACTACGGTCACTGAACTAA
- the asnB gene encoding asparagine synthase (glutamine-hydrolyzing), which produces MCGIVGIISEHHSDLIEKATDQLASRGPDARGVFRDQHLALGHRRLSIIDTSEGANQPMQDESGRYTLVFNGEFYQFKTYRNLLENEGVKFRTQSDTEVLLQLYLRDGIDFLQKLDGFFAIAIYDKEEQSLLLARDRMGIKPLYWYADQERFCFASEMKALMALGIPRMLDRASLFTYLQLNYIPAPNTILKDAHKLPPGHYLKIEKVNQWPVFYDEPKAYYEIPKTSFTYNDLTPRNYVTAQQTLYELLDESVQRRMVSDVPLGAFLSGGIDSSTICALASRHVDKLHTFSIGFKDEPFFDETHYAQLVAKKFNTEHTVFSLGNDDLYGGLQSILDYIDEPFADSSAINVFLLSQYTREKVTVALSGDGADEMFSGYNKHYAEFRARNPGIKGEMVRSLYPLLRQLPKGRHSKITNLNRQLQRFAEGMKLSNRDRYWKWATFSNEEKSNYLLREPLIEQEQRLSDLAYDYKKRKDFLLRNISKKGNLNEVLYTDMQLVLPNDMLYKVDLMSMANSLEVRTPFLDKNVVDFAFEIPVQFKINERMRKKIVQDTFRKILPEELFNRPKKGFEVPLLGWLRNELDERIRQEWFHPDFLEEQQIFNPAAIQSLLQKLHSNSPDGAPYTVWALIVFQSWYKKYMMH; this is translated from the coding sequence ATGTGCGGTATCGTTGGAATCATAAGTGAGCACCATTCTGATCTGATCGAAAAAGCGACGGATCAACTGGCTTCGAGAGGGCCTGATGCTCGTGGTGTATTCCGAGATCAGCACCTGGCTTTGGGCCACAGAAGGCTTTCTATTATAGACACTTCTGAAGGAGCCAACCAGCCTATGCAGGATGAAAGCGGTCGCTATACCCTGGTTTTCAATGGTGAGTTTTACCAGTTTAAAACCTACCGAAATCTGTTAGAAAACGAAGGGGTAAAATTTCGTACCCAGTCTGATACGGAAGTGCTGCTTCAGCTCTACTTGCGCGATGGAATTGATTTCCTTCAAAAGCTGGACGGTTTTTTCGCCATTGCCATTTACGATAAGGAAGAACAAAGCTTGCTCCTTGCTCGAGATCGAATGGGCATTAAGCCTCTTTACTGGTACGCTGATCAGGAACGATTTTGCTTTGCTTCAGAAATGAAAGCCTTGATGGCCCTTGGCATTCCTCGTATGTTGGATCGAGCTTCCCTGTTCACCTATTTACAACTCAACTATATTCCAGCACCGAATACCATTCTCAAGGATGCGCATAAACTACCACCAGGGCATTACCTGAAGATTGAAAAGGTGAATCAATGGCCGGTGTTTTATGACGAACCGAAGGCCTACTACGAGATTCCAAAAACCTCCTTTACTTACAACGACCTTACGCCAAGAAATTACGTTACGGCACAGCAAACTCTCTATGAACTATTGGATGAATCCGTTCAGCGCAGAATGGTTTCTGATGTTCCCTTAGGAGCCTTTCTTTCCGGAGGAATTGATAGCTCAACTATTTGTGCCCTCGCCTCCCGACATGTAGACAAACTGCATACCTTTTCTATTGGTTTTAAGGATGAACCGTTTTTCGACGAGACCCACTACGCCCAGTTGGTAGCCAAGAAGTTTAATACGGAACATACGGTATTCTCTTTGGGCAACGATGACCTCTATGGAGGATTACAAAGCATCCTGGATTACATTGACGAACCCTTTGCTGATTCGAGTGCTATTAATGTTTTTCTACTGAGTCAATATACCCGGGAGAAAGTAACCGTGGCACTCTCTGGAGATGGAGCCGATGAGATGTTTTCGGGCTACAACAAACACTATGCGGAGTTTAGAGCACGTAATCCAGGAATTAAAGGCGAAATGGTCCGTTCCCTTTACCCACTGCTACGGCAATTGCCCAAAGGACGCCACTCCAAAATCACGAACCTAAATAGACAGCTGCAGCGTTTTGCCGAGGGCATGAAGCTAAGTAACCGGGATCGTTATTGGAAATGGGCCACCTTTAGCAATGAGGAAAAGTCCAATTACTTGCTTCGCGAACCTTTAATCGAGCAAGAGCAGCGCCTATCTGACCTGGCCTACGACTACAAAAAGAGAAAAGACTTCTTGCTTCGGAACATTTCCAAAAAAGGAAACCTAAACGAAGTACTCTATACCGACATGCAATTGGTTTTACCCAATGATATGCTCTACAAGGTGGATCTCATGTCGATGGCGAATAGCCTGGAAGTTCGTACCCCATTTCTGGATAAAAATGTAGTTGACTTCGCCTTTGAAATTCCCGTTCAATTCAAAATAAACGAACGGATGCGCAAAAAAATCGTTCAAGACACCTTCCGGAAAATCCTTCCTGAAGAGTTGTTTAATCGACCCAAAAAAGGATTTGAGGTTCCTCTACTGGGCTGGTTACGCAACGAGTTGGACGAGCGAATTCGACAAGAATGGTTTCACCCGGACTTTCTGGAAGAACAACAAATATTCAATCCAGCCGCCATCCAATCTCTGCTTCAAAAATTACATTCAAACAGTCCTGACGGAGCTCCGTATACCGTATGGGCCTTGATTGTTTTTCAATCGTGGTACAAGAAATACATGATGCACTAA
- a CDS encoding glycosyltransferase, which produces MSKPRVLRILNRFNLGGPTYNAAYLTRYLEPDFETRLIGGEKDESEGSSLHITDGLGIKPHVISSMKREVNLGMDREAYREIRKHIQEFKPQIVHTHASKAGALGRLAALHENVPVIVHTFHGHVFHGYFNPLKTHAYKYIERYLARKSDQIIAISDIQKNELCNIHRIAAESKTSVIPLGFDLDRFREDKAEKRMQFREKYTLSTDTLAIGIIGRLVPIKNHELFLKAIDACKSQAKQKIQAYVIGDGETKLALQTFIQENTQLSFSEGADASADVIFTSWIKEVDQALAGLDLVCLTSLNEGTPVSLIEAQAAGKPIVSTNVGGIENVVLPNKSALLSPLGEDTKFIENLVGLVDDSEKLTAMSTAGEAFVFEHFHYRRLAADVKKLYNYLLNQKSN; this is translated from the coding sequence ATGAGTAAACCCCGAGTATTACGGATCCTCAATCGCTTCAATTTAGGTGGCCCTACCTACAACGCAGCGTACCTTACCCGCTACCTTGAACCTGACTTTGAAACCCGGCTTATTGGCGGCGAAAAAGACGAAAGCGAAGGCAGCTCCCTTCACATTACCGATGGCTTAGGTATAAAGCCCCACGTCATCTCTTCTATGAAAAGAGAGGTGAACTTGGGAATGGACCGGGAAGCCTACCGAGAGATCAGGAAGCACATACAGGAGTTTAAACCTCAAATTGTACATACCCATGCCTCCAAAGCGGGTGCCTTGGGGCGGTTGGCGGCACTTCATGAAAATGTACCGGTTATCGTACATACCTTTCACGGACATGTTTTTCACGGCTATTTTAATCCGCTGAAAACCCATGCTTACAAATACATTGAGCGCTACCTGGCCCGTAAATCCGACCAAATTATAGCCATTAGCGACATCCAGAAAAACGAACTCTGCAACATTCACCGCATTGCTGCTGAAAGCAAAACCTCGGTTATTCCTTTGGGATTTGATCTCGATCGGTTTCGTGAAGACAAGGCTGAAAAACGCATGCAGTTCAGAGAGAAATACACTCTATCAACCGATACTCTGGCCATTGGAATTATCGGGCGGCTGGTACCCATCAAAAACCACGAGTTGTTTCTCAAGGCTATCGATGCCTGCAAAAGTCAGGCTAAACAAAAGATTCAGGCCTATGTCATTGGGGATGGCGAAACCAAATTGGCCCTTCAGACTTTCATTCAGGAAAATACCCAATTGAGCTTTTCGGAAGGAGCTGATGCCAGCGCGGATGTAATTTTCACTTCCTGGATCAAAGAAGTGGATCAAGCTTTAGCCGGACTGGATTTGGTGTGTTTAACCTCACTCAATGAAGGAACTCCTGTGAGCCTCATTGAAGCCCAGGCTGCGGGCAAACCCATCGTTTCTACCAACGTCGGGGGTATTGAGAACGTTGTACTTCCTAATAAATCAGCGCTACTTAGCCCTCTTGGTGAAGACACCAAATTCATCGAAAATCTGGTAGGTCTGGTCGATGATTCAGAAAAACTTACCGCCATGTCAACGGCAGGTGAAGCCTTTGTGTTCGAGCATTTCCACTACAGGCGACTGGCTGCGGACGTAAAAAAACTCTATAATTACCTGCTGAATCAAAAAAGTAATTAA
- the rfbC gene encoding dTDP-4-dehydrorhamnose 3,5-epimerase, giving the protein MEILEEPLPGVFLLKPRVFGDHRGHFYEPYNKDTFHKLGITAEFVQDNQSLSTQKGVLRGLHFQNPPYAQGKLVRVLQGAVIDVAVDIRKGSATYGQHFAAELNEENKLLMYVPPGYAHGFVTLAETTLFNYKCTNYYHPESEDGIAWDDPDLGIDWGIDSPILSAKDTQNQAFKDFNSLF; this is encoded by the coding sequence ATGGAGATACTTGAAGAACCCCTACCCGGGGTATTCCTCTTGAAGCCCCGCGTATTTGGCGACCATCGCGGCCATTTTTACGAACCTTACAACAAAGACACTTTCCATAAGCTTGGCATTACTGCTGAATTTGTTCAGGACAATCAATCCTTGTCTACCCAGAAAGGAGTATTGCGTGGACTTCATTTTCAGAATCCACCTTATGCTCAAGGAAAACTGGTACGGGTTCTACAAGGTGCTGTGATTGACGTGGCCGTAGATATTCGGAAAGGTTCAGCTACCTATGGCCAACACTTTGCGGCCGAGTTGAATGAAGAGAATAAGCTTCTGATGTACGTTCCGCCAGGCTATGCCCATGGCTTTGTAACGCTTGCCGAAACCACGCTCTTTAACTACAAGTGTACCAACTATTACCACCCAGAGTCAGAAGACGGTATTGCATGGGATGATCCTGATTTGGGGATTGATTGGGGAATTGATTCACCGATTTTATCTGCAAAAGACACGCAAAATCAGGCCTTCAAGGATTTTAATAGTTTGTTTTAA
- a CDS encoding polysaccharide biosynthesis tyrosine autokinase encodes MYNDNRSIQDENYERYRERLTNFSQEFELGLFIFLARKSIIWIISFLVLALSLAYIYLHYTQPIYESSSILQLKESNKAKEVLNIEDMGEKDDISADVELIRSKEFLKIMFEKLPLDISYFAEGEILTYEQYKSSPYIVDYEIHSPDAYKNKYYVSFPTAYEVVLGVENPDGEITEKTYSLNNWIDLGFATLKIRLIDFDQVEKGNGEITGNDLYFTLNSKRNILKRYLKNIEIKVMNMSANTVKVSFQDNNSLKAADLSNTIASGFIEYDLERKITSSNQILEFIDSQRDEVYQRLKESEMSIQEFKINNKVTGSTEDFAGSYMERLGLLEEEYLKLELEKDILDEIASATESNSDSVDVYDLLPLLAGTQFEENIKAQVKYLHKLLLEKEQALYEVTSSSGRVKNLDFQVGIQKKLLMESIYSFKQKIESRKENIKSKITDIESTFSGLPVKELRYSRLKRVFAINEKFYTLLLEKKAEYAISKAGIVPESVILELAVPAEKPISPDKRMIYTVFILVAIIAGVSMVVIRYLLYNEVGSLNEIVKLTQASIGTLGIIPDVKEKIPVSQLVVDKKPKSVLAESFRSIRTNLQFISREDDSSKIIAITSTISGEGKTFVAINLGGIIAFSGKKVIILDLDMRKPKIHKGFNTENKNGMSTLLIGKDKIEDTIQKSQLGNLDFITAGPVPPNPSELIINGKLYDVLDELKKQYDIIIIDNPPVGLVTDGIECLKIADYPLYIFRAEYSKRNFVQMVDRIVNENKVQHLSVILNGVNVNRGRYNYNYSYGYGYGYGYGYGYGYGYGYGGYYEENEDKEAESKAFLKRFKKNKN; translated from the coding sequence ATGTATAACGACAACAGATCCATTCAGGACGAGAACTACGAAAGGTACCGGGAACGGTTAACCAACTTCAGCCAGGAGTTTGAGCTTGGTCTCTTTATATTTCTCGCCCGCAAAAGCATAATTTGGATAATATCTTTTCTGGTATTAGCCCTATCTCTGGCTTACATTTACCTGCACTACACGCAGCCGATTTATGAGTCGAGTAGTATTCTTCAGCTCAAAGAATCCAACAAAGCCAAAGAGGTTCTCAACATTGAGGACATGGGAGAAAAGGATGATATTTCAGCCGATGTAGAGTTGATTCGTTCGAAGGAATTTCTCAAGATTATGTTTGAGAAACTACCTCTGGACATAAGTTATTTTGCCGAAGGTGAGATCTTGACCTATGAGCAATACAAGTCATCTCCCTACATCGTGGATTATGAAATTCATTCTCCCGATGCCTATAAAAACAAATACTACGTATCCTTCCCTACTGCCTATGAAGTAGTGTTGGGCGTGGAAAATCCAGATGGAGAAATCACCGAGAAAACCTATAGCCTTAACAACTGGATTGATCTGGGATTTGCTACGCTAAAAATCCGTTTGATTGACTTTGATCAGGTAGAAAAGGGCAATGGTGAAATCACCGGAAATGACCTTTACTTCACACTGAATTCCAAGCGAAATATTCTAAAGCGCTACTTGAAGAATATTGAGATTAAGGTTATGAATATGTCGGCCAATACGGTGAAAGTTTCCTTTCAGGACAACAACTCCCTGAAAGCGGCTGACTTATCTAACACCATTGCTTCCGGGTTTATTGAGTATGATCTCGAACGTAAGATTACCAGTTCGAATCAGATTTTGGAGTTTATTGATTCGCAGCGCGATGAAGTGTATCAGCGCTTGAAGGAATCGGAAATGTCGATCCAAGAATTTAAGATCAACAACAAGGTTACCGGAAGTACCGAAGATTTTGCGGGTAGCTACATGGAACGCCTGGGGTTGCTTGAAGAAGAATACCTAAAACTGGAATTGGAGAAAGACATTCTGGACGAAATCGCCTCAGCTACAGAGTCTAATTCTGATTCGGTGGATGTTTACGATCTACTTCCACTATTGGCTGGAACCCAGTTTGAAGAAAACATTAAGGCCCAGGTTAAATACCTGCACAAGCTTCTTTTGGAAAAAGAGCAGGCTTTGTATGAAGTAACTTCTTCCAGTGGTCGGGTAAAAAATCTGGACTTTCAGGTAGGTATCCAGAAAAAGCTGTTGATGGAGAGTATTTACTCCTTCAAACAAAAAATTGAATCGCGCAAAGAGAATATCAAAAGCAAAATCACGGATATCGAAAGCACCTTTAGTGGACTACCCGTTAAGGAGCTGCGTTACTCTCGATTGAAGCGCGTATTTGCCATTAACGAGAAATTCTATACCCTGCTTTTGGAGAAGAAGGCCGAGTACGCCATCTCTAAAGCCGGTATCGTTCCTGAAAGTGTGATTTTGGAATTGGCCGTTCCAGCTGAGAAGCCTATTTCTCCAGATAAACGAATGATTTACACTGTGTTTATCCTCGTGGCTATTATCGCCGGGGTATCCATGGTTGTGATCCGCTACTTGTTGTACAACGAAGTGGGATCGCTAAATGAAATCGTAAAGCTTACTCAAGCCTCGATCGGTACCTTGGGAATTATTCCCGATGTAAAAGAAAAGATTCCGGTATCGCAGCTCGTAGTCGACAAAAAGCCTAAGTCAGTTTTGGCCGAATCCTTCCGCTCCATTCGAACCAATTTGCAGTTTATTAGCCGTGAAGACGATAGTTCAAAGATTATCGCGATTACCTCAACCATTTCTGGGGAAGGAAAAACCTTTGTTGCTATTAACCTGGGAGGAATTATCGCCTTCTCTGGAAAAAAGGTAATCATTCTGGATCTGGATATGCGGAAGCCTAAAATCCACAAGGGTTTTAACACCGAGAACAAAAATGGAATGTCCACTTTGCTGATTGGAAAGGACAAGATTGAAGATACCATTCAAAAAAGTCAATTGGGTAATCTGGACTTTATCACCGCTGGACCTGTTCCACCAAACCCTTCAGAGCTTATCATCAACGGCAAGCTTTACGACGTGCTGGATGAGTTGAAAAAACAGTATGACATTATCATTATTGACAACCCTCCTGTTGGATTGGTTACCGATGGTATTGAATGTTTGAAAATTGCCGATTACCCACTCTACATTTTCCGGGCTGAGTATTCGAAGAGAAACTTCGTACAAATGGTTGACCGGATCGTGAACGAGAACAAAGTTCAGCACCTTTCCGTAATCCTTAATGGTGTAAACGTAAACCGGGGTAGGTATAACTACAATTATAGCTACGGTTATGGTTACGGATACGGCTACGGATATGGGTACGGTTATGGCTATGGCTACGGCGGCTATTACGAAGAAAACGAAGACAAAGAAGCTGAAAGCAAAGCCTTTTTAAAACGCTTCAAAAAAAATAAGAATTAG
- a CDS encoding lytic transglycosylase domain-containing protein codes for MVNDKKRWRRNSRIFLSGFGFAILVSFLFIQSTYEEKEDAGYEKVFQENYHVFALNIPNELEFCDEEVPLQLIDVREKLDRELLVNTYWQSNMLLFLKRSHRWFPVIEPILAENGVPDDFKYLALIESGLTPIVSPAGATGFWQIMRATGQEHGLRINKEVDERYHVEKSTQFACDYLKEAKEKFGSWTLAAGSYNMGMNGMRKQLERQKVDNYYDLLLNEETSRYLFRILAVKHIITHAPEYGFTFRSKHLYPTIETEEVLLDSSVANFADYAFEHQINYKVLKYFNPWLRQSYLHNTKGDTYWVKIPTEKYRRQIMLDLQLPEMEEDTITAE; via the coding sequence ATGGTCAATGACAAAAAGAGATGGCGAAGAAATAGCCGAATTTTCCTAAGCGGCTTCGGTTTCGCAATCCTGGTCAGTTTCCTATTTATTCAATCTACGTACGAAGAAAAAGAAGATGCCGGATACGAAAAGGTGTTTCAGGAAAACTACCATGTATTTGCGCTCAACATTCCAAACGAATTGGAATTTTGCGATGAGGAAGTCCCCCTTCAGTTGATTGATGTTCGGGAAAAACTGGATCGGGAATTACTGGTAAACACCTACTGGCAATCCAACATGTTGCTTTTTCTAAAACGATCTCACAGGTGGTTTCCAGTGATTGAACCCATCTTGGCAGAAAACGGTGTTCCTGACGATTTTAAGTACCTCGCCTTGATTGAAAGCGGGCTCACTCCTATCGTTTCTCCTGCTGGTGCAACTGGCTTTTGGCAGATTATGAGAGCTACCGGTCAGGAGCATGGTCTTCGCATCAACAAAGAGGTGGATGAAAGATACCACGTAGAAAAGTCCACTCAATTTGCCTGTGACTACCTTAAGGAAGCCAAAGAGAAATTTGGCAGCTGGACCTTAGCCGCCGGTTCCTACAACATGGGAATGAATGGAATGAGAAAACAGCTGGAGCGTCAAAAGGTGGATAACTACTACGACCTATTGCTCAACGAGGAAACTTCGCGTTACCTGTTTCGCATTTTGGCTGTAAAGCATATCATTACCCATGCCCCAGAGTATGGATTTACGTTTAGAAGCAAGCACCTGTATCCCACTATTGAGACCGAAGAAGTTCTTCTGGATTCCTCGGTGGCCAATTTTGCGGACTATGCTTTTGAACATCAAATCAACTACAAAGTCTTGAAGTATTTCAACCCCTGGTTGAGACAGAGCTACCTTCACAACACCAAAGGCGATACCTATTGGGTGAAGATTCCAACCGAAAAATACCGCAGGCAAATTATGCTGGACCTGCAACTTCCCGAAATGGAGGAAGACACCATTACAGCAGAGTAA